One Perognathus longimembris pacificus isolate PPM17 chromosome 2, ASM2315922v1, whole genome shotgun sequence DNA segment encodes these proteins:
- the LOC125346415 gene encoding 60S ribosomal protein L21-like, protein MTNTKGKRRGTRYMFSRPFRKHGVVPLATYMRIYKKGDIVDIKGMGTVQKEMPHKCYHGKTGRVYNVTQHAVGIVVKKHVKGKILAKRINVRIEHIKHSKSQDSFLKQVKENDQKKKEAKEKGMWVQLKRQPALRREAHFVRTNGKEPELLEPIPYEFMA, encoded by the coding sequence ATGACGaacacaaagggaaagaggagaggtacCCGATACATGTTCTCTAGGCCCTTCAGGAAACATGGAGTTGTTCCTTTGGCCACATATATGAGAATCTACAAGAAGGGTGATATTGTAGACATCAAGGGAATgggtactgttcaaaaagaaatgccccACAAATGTTACCATGGCAAAACTGGAAGGGTCTACAATGTTACCCAGCATGCTGTTGGCATTGTTGTGAAGAAGCATGTTAAGGGCAAGATCCTTGCCAAGAGGATTAATGTGCGTATTGAGCATATTAAACACTCTAAGAGCCAAGACAGCTTCCTGAAACAAGTGAaggaaaatgaccaaaaaaagaaggaagccaaagagaaaggaatgtGGGTTCAACTGAAGCGCCAGCCTGCTCTACGCAGAGAAGCACACTTTGTGAGAACCAATGGAAAGGAGCCTGAACTATTGGAACCTATTCCctatgaattcatggcctag